The sequence GCTTGCGCAGCCGGGTGAGGGTGCTGAGAGCCGACCGGGCGTCACCTTCGCTGTCAATGATCTCTTCCAGCGTTCCGAGGAGCTGGCGTACTTCGTAGCCGTGCAGGACAACCGACCGGACCTGCGGCAGGGTCACGTCCGCCTCGAACGCCTCCAAGCCGAGATCTTCGCCATGGTGATCGGCGCGGATCTGCTTCACCAAAGTGTCCGGCGAGACGTCGCTGTCTCGGACGATGTCCACGAAGTCGAAGAGGTCGCCATAGGTTAGGTTCTCATTGATTTCGACTCGGGCGCGAAGGGTCACACAGCGATTCTGCCACGCCATGCCACAGGCCCGACCTCCCGACGGGACGGCGCACGTCGCGCGGCCTGTCAGGTCGTGACAGGTTCTGACAGGTCAGCGGGCCTGACAGGTCGCCGCACCAACTGATCGGACGGCTCTCGTTGCGTAGCAGATTGGCGAGACCGGCGGTGAGCCCGACCACGCGGTGGTGCTGCGTGCGGGCCGTGGTGTGGTGCAAGCAGGCGAGTAGGTTCGCCCGTTCGATACGTAGCCAATGAGCGGCGGAGTCCCAACCGGCCAGGTCGGGCGCGGGCCGCCGGCGCCACCACCGTTGTGGTCGCGGGGTGGGCGTAGCGGGCGATCAGGCGGTCGGCTCGGCTGGCCGTGTGTTGGTAGTAGTCCAGCAGCCGCTCCACGGCCTCATCACGTACCTCGGGCGAGTCGGTCGTGGTGGCGAGGGTGTGAGTGAAGGCGCGGATGAGGTCGTGCATCCGGTAGCGGCGGGGCTCGGTTTCGTCGAGGAGGTGATCGCTGTAAAGCTCGTCGAGGTGTTCGGCGGCCCGGTCGAGGGGGTGGCGTCGGTCAGGGCGGGCCGAGGCGTAGGTGTCGATGTCGACGCCCGGGTGCAGGCCGAGGAGCCGGAAGAACCGCTGCCGTTCGGGTCGCAGGTGGCGGTAGGACAGCTCGAACGCCGCCCGCACGGTGGCGTCCTCTCCTTTGACGGTTAGCACCCACCCGCTGGAGTGAAGCTCGGCGAGCAGGTCTGCCATGGTCCACCTGGGCCGGGTGGTGAACCGGCTCGCGGTGATGGCGATTGCCAGTGGCAGGTACCCGCATACCTCGACCAGTTCCGCGACCGCGTCGGGTTCGGCTTCAGCGCGGGGGACCAGCCGTAGGAACATCGCCGCCGCGTCGTTCGAGGGTAGGAGTTCCAGGTTGAGGTGGGTAGCGTCGCGCAGATCGGCCAAGCGGACCCGGGAGGTGATGAGCACCAACGCGCTGTTGGAGCCGGGCAGCAGCGGGAGTACCTGTGCCGTCGACCTCACGTTATCGAGCACGAGCAGGGCGCGCTTGCCGTTCATCCGGTCCCGCCAGAGAGCCGAGCTGCCTGCACCCCGTCGGGAAGCTGGTGGGGGTCGAGGCCGTCGGCGCGAAGCAGATCGGCGAGGGCGTCGGCCGAGCTGGTGGGTTCGTGGCCGGGGGTGTGACCGTGCAGGTCGAGGAAGAACTTGGACCTGCTCGCGCCGCGCAAATCAAATCCATCGACAACAGCGATGAGCTCGAGCGGCTGTCCCGAGGCGTCAGACGCGCGGGTGTCCGAGTGCCTCAGCCGACCGCACGCTTCTAGCGCCGCCCATACGCGTATTAGTCTGGCGTCACGAGCACGTGATGCGGGGCCGTGTACGGGCGGCCCGCGATAGCGACTCGACCACGATGCCCACGAGCGAAAGAAGCCTGGATGAAGGACGAACAGGGCGAGGCCCCAATTCTCGTTCGCGAGCGGTTCTCGTTGCCCGGCCTGCCGGAGACGCTTGAGGCGTTCGCCGTCTATCCAGTGGGAAAAAGACCCAACAAGCGGGGCCGTTTCTGTCCCAAGGTGGCCGAAATCAACGGCACGGGCTCCCTTGAGCGATTCGTTCCTTCGCCTTCGATCACGAAGGACGAACTTGTTTGGTTCCTCCGGGAGAAGCGAAGACAGTGGCGTAGCGTGGAGTCGAAATGGGGCGACCGCGCCGAGGAGTTGGCGTACGAGCTGACAAGGTGCGGCGGCCTCATGCTAAAGGTCCGGCTTGACTCCAGCTTCCGATTGTCATCAATTGTCACGCTTCGCCTAACGCCGTTTTGGGCGGAGGTGGCCGCCGAGAAACTGGTAGAGCTGACTGGCAAAGCGCAGCCGGTCGAAGCACGTGCAGCTCTCCTAGCCGTGATAGCAGGAATGCCCGAATTGATCAACGAGTATGACATGCTTCGAGCCCAGGACCAGACATCGCCGCTAATCCCTCCATCGGATACAAAAACAAGGGCTTCTCGATGGTCGCCGTATGAGTTCGCATTACGAATCGCAGCATGGTGGTATCGCCGCCCAAATCCTGGGCGGAAACCACCAATGGACGAGGCGACGGCGTGGGCCTTTCCGGACCGTCGCGCATCGAAGGAGGAATGGACCGCCCCTCGGCGGCTTGCGGTTGAGAATATCCTAGGCTCCCCGCTTACCGAGCTAATGACAACGCCAGACTATGAGCTTCGAGTGCGCGGCCCGCTTGAGTGGCGCATCGGATCTGTCGCGGCTGACGCGAGCGTTGCTGATCCTTGGACCGGAT is a genomic window of Micromonospora tarapacensis containing:
- a CDS encoding Wadjet anti-phage system protein JetD domain-containing protein, with protein sequence MKDEQGEAPILVRERFSLPGLPETLEAFAVYPVGKRPNKRGRFCPKVAEINGTGSLERFVPSPSITKDELVWFLREKRRQWRSVESKWGDRAEELAYELTRCGGLMLKVRLDSSFRLSSIVTLRLTPFWAEVAAEKLVELTGKAQPVEARAALLAVIAGMPELINEYDMLRAQDQTSPLIPPSDTKTRASRWSPYEFALRIAAWWYRRPNPGRKPPMDEATAWAFPDRRASKEEWTAPRRLAVENILGSPLTELMTTPDYELRVRGPLEWRIGSVAADASVADPWTGLPSNGARLIGQINYSKARGVFVVENQTSFQEVCKLRSIAERWIIVWGKGYAAHGLVELLKLLRHLPLAVWGDLDADGLRIVADIERKLGRSFNPVGMTANGWIEGPHRFTTSEQKDRSVAIAKELVANGPPAFRELAKVIAEYPELAGRSREQQTLHDVVLSVLDETLADLELRAPHGLL
- a CDS encoding NB-ARC domain-containing protein, producing the protein MNGKRALLVLDNVRSTAQVLPLLPGSNSALVLITSRVRLADLRDATHLNLELLPSNDAAAMFLRLVPRAEAEPDAVAELVEVCGYLPLAIAITASRFTTRPRWTMADLLAELHSSGWVLTVKGEDATVRAAFELSYRHLRPERQRFFRLLGLHPGVDIDTYASARPDRRHPLDRAAEHLDELYSDHLLDETEPRRYRMHDLIRAFTHTLATTTDSPEVRDEAVERLLDYYQHTASRADRLIARYAHPATTTVVAPAARARPGRLGLRRSLATYRTGEPTRLLAPHHGPHAAPPRGRAHRRSRQSATQREPSDQLVRRPVRPADLSEPVTT